A part of Rhipicephalus microplus isolate Deutch F79 chromosome 8, USDA_Rmic, whole genome shotgun sequence genomic DNA contains:
- the fj gene encoding four-jointed box kinase — translation MDAAMRWRRTWLATAGLAFCLGMTVGLLLPLRELARSGNNSSSKAEAGSQHERPGNASSSGAPRPPTGSAAAASRAFNRSDLSLLPRRTEKGTVRGIFWAGPVERLVAAGSLGSDEDVSRWRATARRSTVRAVYEGCGRMQNRLIVFDSGVLSCARYRQNNDQIQGELFSFYLSRELGIRNLPPALLTRAAGRSWDPVRSSLELAQWRSDRPVVLTKFVDDLVPTFIPLEFRSPATRRLHPPDVANKTQKEIRDLVQWSDLIVFDYLTANLDRIVNNMFNLQWNPDMMNAPAHNLVRQKTTGLLVFLDNESGLVHGYRLLDKYEVFHRSLLDSLCVFRKGTADAVARLVRDRDVGRRLYSAFNSSDPGMDNYLPFLPERSVKILNKRLAQVNTQIRRCMDKYGHVLR, via the coding sequence ATGGATGCAGCCATGCGTTGGCGGAGGACTTGGCTGGCCACTGCGGGCCTCGCCTTTTGCCTCGGCATGACCGTCGGCCTGCTGCTCCCTTTGAGGGAGCTGGCTCGCAGCGgaaacaacagcagcagcaaggcGGAGGCCGGCTCGCAGCATGAGCGGCCAGGCAATGCGTCTTCCAGCGGCGCCCCTCGGCCGCCGACGGGGAGCGCCGCCGCAGCTTCCCGTGCGTTCAACAGATCGGACCTGTCGCTGCTGCCTCGCCGCACCGAGAAGGGCACGGTGCGAGGAATTTTCTGGGCGGGACCCGTGGAGCGACTGGTCGCCGCGGGCTCTCTGGGCAGCGATGAGGACGTGTCTCGGTGGCGGGCCACCGCAAGGAGATCGACCGTCCGGGCCGTGTATGAAGGATGCGGCCGCATGCAGAACAGACTGATCGTGTTCGACTCCGGTGTGCTCAGCTGCGCCCGCTACCGGCAAAACAACGACCAGATTCAGGGCGAACTGTTCTCGTTCTACTTGTCCCGGGAGTTGGGCATTCGGAATCTGCCGCCCGCGCTACTGACCCGAGCCGCCGGCCGGAGCTGGGATCCCGTGAGGTCCAGCCTCGAGTTGGCCCAGTGGCGTTCGGACAGACCTGTGGTGCTGACCAAATTCGTGGATGATTTGGTGCCCACGTTCATTCCGCTAGAGTTCCGGTCACCCGCTACTCGACGGCTGCATCCGCCCGACGTCGCTAACAAGACGCAGAAAGAGATACGTGATTTGGTCCAGTGGTCGGACCTGATCGTCTTCGACTACCTCACCGCAAACCTTGACCGCATCGTGAACAACATGTTCAACCTGCAGTGGAATCCGGACATGATGAACGCCCCCGCGCACAACCTGGTTCGGCAAAAGACCACAGGTCTTCTAGTGTTCCTGGACAACGAGTCCGGGCTCGTGCACGGCTACAGACTGCTGGACAAGTACGAAGTGTTCCATCGGTCCCTGCTGGACTCTCTTTGTGTCTTCAGGAAAGGCACGGCTGACGCCGTGGCCAGACTTGTCCGTGACAGGGACGTCGGCCGAAGACTGTACAGTGCTTTTAACAGCAGTGATCCCGGCATGGATAATTACTTGCCCTTCCTTCCAGAGCGCAGTGTCAAGATCCTTAACAAACGACTGGCCCAAGTGAACACGCAGATACGCAGGTGCATGGATAAGTACGGCCACGTTCTACGGTGA